The Pseudofrankia inefficax genome window below encodes:
- a CDS encoding N-acyl-D-amino-acid deacylase family protein, translating into MATYDIIIKGGTVIDGLRTPRYRADVGIKDGVIAQIGVIDASEGAEVVDATGKIVAPGIVDIHTHYDSQLFWDPWCTMSAWHGVTTVVLGNCGFGFAPCRPEDQDRTMLSLSRNEAVPIKTMRAGMPWDWVSYPEFLDSVERTPKGVNVMSLVPLAPLYTYVVGIDKAKKDRASDEELARMCELLVEGMEAGGCGWSSQISGDLNNVQLDYDGSPMVTDMMTEREVTAFARALKKLGRGSTQITGQLETAALIARESGRPIIWNALAPTGSVNQHGESQFPHLETIRRLEELNSEEGLRVFASAQIVRFQSEIVLENYNLMDIFPAWKDAGLGTLEEKIAKFSDPERRPALKAAVDELEGGFGAARYPMAEITVNWITSDAHDALALKERYEGFTLGEIAERENKHLVDVLLDIAVAGDLNVGFGTTMIDMDTQAVREVSTCSVALPGISDGGAHTKFVTTARFGTELLAHWVRDHGVMSLEEAHWRLSAYPAQAMGLRDRGSLAEGRPADVIVYDLDRLEALPQERLFDYPADEWRLVQKAVGYDRIIVNGRTTFVDGVCTDATPGKLLRHGRA; encoded by the coding sequence ATGGCCACGTACGACATCATCATCAAGGGCGGGACCGTCATCGACGGCCTCCGCACCCCTCGCTACAGGGCCGACGTCGGGATCAAGGACGGCGTGATCGCCCAGATCGGCGTGATCGACGCGAGCGAGGGCGCCGAGGTGGTCGACGCGACGGGCAAGATCGTCGCCCCGGGCATCGTCGACATCCACACCCACTACGACAGCCAGCTGTTCTGGGACCCCTGGTGCACGATGTCGGCCTGGCACGGCGTCACCACGGTCGTCCTGGGCAACTGCGGCTTCGGCTTCGCCCCGTGCCGGCCGGAGGACCAGGACCGCACGATGCTCAGCCTGTCCCGCAACGAGGCCGTGCCGATCAAGACGATGCGGGCCGGGATGCCGTGGGACTGGGTGAGCTATCCCGAGTTCCTCGACAGCGTCGAGCGGACGCCCAAGGGCGTGAACGTCATGTCGCTCGTCCCGCTCGCCCCGCTCTACACCTACGTCGTCGGCATCGACAAGGCCAAGAAGGACCGGGCCTCCGACGAGGAGCTCGCCCGGATGTGCGAGCTGCTCGTGGAGGGCATGGAGGCCGGCGGCTGCGGCTGGAGCTCGCAGATCTCGGGCGACCTGAACAACGTCCAGCTCGACTACGACGGCTCGCCGATGGTCACCGACATGATGACCGAGCGCGAGGTCACCGCGTTCGCTCGGGCGTTGAAGAAGCTCGGGCGGGGGAGCACGCAGATCACCGGGCAGCTGGAGACCGCGGCGCTGATCGCCCGGGAGAGCGGCCGCCCGATCATCTGGAACGCGCTGGCGCCCACCGGCTCGGTCAACCAACACGGCGAGTCCCAGTTCCCGCATCTGGAGACCATCCGGCGGCTGGAGGAGCTGAACTCCGAGGAGGGCCTGCGCGTCTTCGCCTCGGCCCAGATCGTCCGGTTCCAGTCGGAGATCGTGCTGGAGAACTACAACCTCATGGACATCTTCCCGGCCTGGAAGGACGCGGGCCTGGGCACGCTCGAGGAGAAGATCGCCAAGTTCTCCGACCCCGAGCGACGGCCGGCGCTGAAGGCGGCGGTAGACGAGCTGGAAGGCGGTTTCGGCGCCGCCCGCTACCCGATGGCCGAGATCACGGTCAACTGGATCACCAGCGACGCGCACGACGCCCTGGCGCTCAAGGAGCGCTACGAGGGCTTCACCCTCGGCGAGATCGCCGAGCGCGAGAACAAGCACCTGGTCGACGTCCTGCTCGACATCGCCGTCGCGGGCGACCTCAACGTCGGCTTCGGCACCACCATGATCGACATGGACACCCAGGCGGTGCGGGAGGTGTCCACCTGCTCGGTCGCGCTCCCCGGGATCAGCGACGGCGGCGCCCACACCAAGTTCGTGACCACCGCCCGGTTCGGGACGGAGCTGCTCGCCCACTGGGTCCGCGACCACGGGGTCATGTCGCTGGAGGAGGCGCACTGGCGGCTGTCCGCCTACCCGGCGCAGGCGATGGGCCTGCGCGACCGCGGCTCGCTCGCGGAGGGCAGGCCCGCCGACGTCATCGTCTACGACCTCGACCGTCTCGAGGCGCTGCCCCAGGAGCGCCTGTTCGACTACCCGGCGGACGAGTGGCGGCTCGTGCAGAAGGCCGTCGGCTACGACCGGATCATCGTCAACGGCAGGACCACCTTCGTCGACGGCGTCTGCACGGACGCGACCCCCGGCAAGCTGCTGCGCCACGGCAGGGCTTAG
- a CDS encoding amidohydrolase family protein, translating into MTETGATAPKLFDADNHYWETTDAFTRHRDPKFADRGVQVKEVDGVLRYLVDGQQTEWLPGPADVHPRPLPGAFLDYFKGGTSRDVFLSGFTEQAADHPDWYEREARLKVMDSQGLDATWLFPSQGVVIEPLLHTDLEAAIECYRAFNRWLDEQWGFAYQDRIFGVPFITMCDPDETVRELRWCLDRGARVVNIRHGAAVTRSGNRSPADPMFDGFWGLAAEAGVVVATHDGQDETYTPVTDLMASVWGEAHMAGIAPGDTAHLGQSSTFSGLMKHRTVHDFAYVLVAHRLFERFPALKVAYIENGCAWVPSLLLSLDYLGHGEAFRTSPRDQFIEHCWVAPFVEEDVRDLSRYLPVERILFGSDWPHGEGFPTPKHFLANVAGFTPAEQQRILYDNARELTFPR; encoded by the coding sequence ATGACCGAGACCGGTGCGACCGCCCCGAAGCTGTTCGACGCGGACAACCACTACTGGGAGACGACCGACGCCTTCACCCGTCACCGCGACCCGAAGTTCGCCGACCGCGGCGTGCAGGTGAAGGAGGTGGACGGGGTCCTGCGGTATCTGGTCGACGGCCAGCAGACCGAGTGGCTCCCCGGCCCCGCCGACGTGCACCCGCGCCCGCTGCCCGGCGCGTTCCTGGACTACTTCAAGGGCGGGACCAGCCGCGACGTGTTCCTCTCGGGCTTCACCGAGCAGGCCGCGGACCATCCGGACTGGTACGAGCGCGAGGCCCGCCTGAAGGTGATGGACTCCCAGGGCCTCGACGCGACCTGGCTGTTCCCCTCCCAGGGTGTCGTGATCGAGCCGCTGCTGCACACCGACCTCGAGGCCGCGATCGAGTGCTACCGGGCCTTCAACCGGTGGCTCGACGAGCAGTGGGGCTTCGCCTACCAGGACCGGATCTTCGGCGTCCCGTTCATCACCATGTGCGACCCGGACGAGACCGTCCGGGAGCTGCGCTGGTGCCTCGACCGGGGCGCCCGCGTCGTGAACATCCGCCACGGGGCCGCGGTGACCCGGTCCGGCAACCGGTCGCCCGCCGACCCGATGTTCGACGGTTTCTGGGGCCTGGCGGCCGAGGCCGGGGTCGTCGTCGCCACGCATGACGGCCAGGACGAGACGTACACGCCGGTGACGGACCTGATGGCCTCGGTGTGGGGCGAGGCCCACATGGCGGGCATCGCCCCAGGCGACACCGCGCACCTGGGCCAGTCCTCGACCTTCTCCGGCCTGATGAAGCACCGGACGGTGCACGACTTCGCCTACGTCCTCGTCGCCCACCGGCTCTTCGAGCGGTTCCCCGCGCTGAAGGTCGCCTACATCGAGAACGGCTGCGCCTGGGTGCCGTCGCTGCTGCTGTCCCTGGACTACCTGGGGCACGGCGAGGCGTTCAGGACCAGCCCGCGCGACCAGTTCATCGAGCACTGCTGGGTCGCGCCCTTCGTCGAGGAGGACGTGCGCGACCTGTCCCGCTACCTCCCCGTCGAGCGGATCCTCTTCGGCTCCGACTGGCCGCACGGCGAGGGGTTTCCCACCCCGAAGCACTTCCTGGCCAACGTCGCCGGCTTCACCCCGGCAGAGCAGCAGCGGATCCTCTACGACAACGCGCGGGAGCTCACCTTCCCGCGCTGA
- a CDS encoding acyl-CoA dehydrogenase family protein, whose amino-acid sequence MTGTTTGPARADEDAFLAAACLALRAPGEDDPDAGREDPLDTLGWWDLLTDLADPETRAAVFTLFRAQGRELASSAALGALLAEPFRPATGLAAGTMIATVTRQSGRHGPRHVVLGDATGRHLLVDRPGDGAVVLAAADVPLRPVAIAGRLAVHELDPDAATAVITLDESTAAAARARSLFLGRVALASEILGAAETALADAVAYAGTREQFGRPIGTFQAVRHLLAAAATDAAALASVTAQAVSLDAAAPPHHDEVVKALAGRNGRLVCERALQVLGGIGFTSEHSHHHLHSRVLALDALLGTSAALTHGLGARLRQTRGDTAVPLAALLSAGR is encoded by the coding sequence ATGACGGGCACCACGACCGGCCCCGCGCGCGCCGACGAGGACGCGTTTCTCGCGGCGGCGTGCCTCGCGCTGCGCGCCCCGGGCGAGGACGACCCGGACGCGGGCCGCGAGGACCCGCTGGACACGCTCGGCTGGTGGGATCTGCTCACCGACCTGGCGGACCCCGAGACCCGCGCGGCCGTCTTCACCCTGTTCCGCGCCCAGGGCCGGGAGCTGGCCAGCTCCGCAGCGCTCGGCGCGCTGCTCGCGGAGCCGTTCCGTCCCGCGACCGGTCTGGCGGCCGGCACGATGATCGCCACCGTCACCCGGCAGTCTGGACGTCATGGCCCGCGTCACGTCGTCCTCGGGGACGCGACGGGCAGGCATCTGCTCGTCGACCGGCCCGGCGACGGCGCCGTCGTCCTCGCGGCGGCCGACGTCCCCCTGCGGCCCGTCGCCATCGCCGGCCGGCTCGCCGTCCACGAACTCGACCCGGACGCGGCCACGGCCGTGATCACGCTCGACGAGAGCACGGCCGCGGCGGCCCGGGCCAGGAGCCTGTTCCTCGGCCGGGTGGCCCTCGCCAGTGAGATCCTCGGCGCGGCGGAGACCGCGCTCGCGGACGCGGTCGCCTACGCCGGCACCCGCGAGCAGTTCGGCCGGCCGATCGGGACGTTCCAGGCCGTCCGCCACCTGCTCGCGGCCGCCGCCACCGACGCCGCCGCGCTGGCGAGCGTCACCGCGCAGGCGGTCAGCCTCGACGCGGCCGCTCCCCCGCACCACGACGAGGTCGTCAAGGCGCTCGCCGGGCGCAACGGGCGGCTCGTCTGCGAACGGGCCCTGCAGGTGCTCGGCGGCATCGGCTTCACCAGCGAGCACAGCCACCACCACCTCCACAGCCGCGTGCTCGCCCTCGACGCGCTGCTGGGCACCTCGGCCGCGCTCACGCACGGCCTCGGTGCCCGGCTGCGCCAGACCCGCGGCGACACCGCCGTGCCGCTCGCGGCGCTGCTCAGCGCGGGAAGGTGA
- a CDS encoding acyl-CoA dehydrogenase family protein, with amino-acid sequence MLHFTPGQGDDVSRDGDPHPAAPGVGDPRADPLGFAAAFEQWAAAGPAALRAAARPIAEYADRVTATSALMRVLFDEGWSRYGWPVELGGLGGAIQHRAALWDVLARAGLPTMALYEHLEILAPTLAALGEPAFVAEVLPRFLRGDETWSQGFSEPEAGSDLASLRTRAVPAEGGYVVTGRKIWTSWARYATWCLVLARTGTPAERHRGLTAFAVDLRSPGVEVRVIEQANGTDELAEVTFDDVHVPAGRIVGAPGGGWAVAMHILSSERGTLAWFKHCFFQRRLQEHLEQVGPGAAAFDGELGAAVLDLAAVRATSFDGLLAHAAGATLGPRAAFVKLLLCASERSVGDWMLAADPDLAIGIQDDEVAVARQDYLFSRIVTVYGGSQQMQLDTIAKQILRLP; translated from the coding sequence ATGTTGCATTTCACCCCGGGTCAGGGCGACGACGTATCGCGTGACGGCGATCCGCACCCGGCCGCGCCCGGTGTCGGTGATCCGCGTGCCGATCCACTCGGGTTCGCGGCCGCCTTCGAGCAGTGGGCGGCCGCTGGCCCGGCGGCGCTGCGCGCGGCGGCCCGGCCGATCGCCGAGTACGCCGACCGGGTGACGGCGACGTCCGCCCTGATGCGGGTCCTCTTCGACGAGGGCTGGTCCCGCTACGGCTGGCCGGTCGAGCTGGGCGGCCTCGGTGGCGCGATCCAGCACCGAGCCGCGCTGTGGGACGTGCTCGCGCGGGCCGGCCTGCCGACGATGGCGCTGTACGAGCACCTGGAGATCCTGGCGCCGACGCTCGCGGCGCTGGGCGAGCCCGCGTTCGTCGCCGAGGTGCTCCCCCGGTTCCTGCGCGGCGACGAGACCTGGTCGCAGGGCTTCTCCGAGCCCGAGGCCGGCTCCGACCTGGCGAGCCTGCGGACCAGGGCGGTCCCCGCCGAGGGCGGCTACGTGGTCACCGGCCGCAAGATCTGGACGAGCTGGGCCCGCTACGCCACCTGGTGCCTGGTGCTGGCCCGCACCGGGACGCCGGCCGAGCGCCACCGCGGGCTGACCGCGTTCGCCGTCGACCTGCGCTCCCCCGGGGTCGAGGTCCGGGTGATCGAGCAGGCGAACGGCACCGATGAGCTGGCCGAGGTCACCTTCGACGACGTGCACGTCCCGGCCGGCCGGATCGTCGGCGCGCCGGGCGGCGGCTGGGCCGTGGCGATGCACATCCTCAGCAGCGAGCGCGGGACGCTCGCCTGGTTCAAGCACTGCTTCTTCCAGCGCCGGCTCCAGGAGCACCTGGAGCAGGTCGGGCCCGGCGCGGCGGCGTTCGACGGCGAACTGGGCGCGGCCGTCCTCGACCTGGCGGCCGTGCGGGCCACCAGCTTCGACGGGCTGCTCGCGCACGCCGCCGGCGCGACGCTCGGCCCGCGCGCCGCGTTCGTGAAGCTCCTGCTGTGCGCCAGCGAGCGTTCGGTCGGCGACTGGATGCTCGCGGCCGACCCCGACCTCGCCATCGGCATCCAGGACGACGAGGTCGCCGTGGCCCGACAGGACTACCTGTTCTCGCGGATCGTCACCGTCTACGGGGGCTCCCAGCAGATGCAGCTCGACACGATCGCCAAGCAGATCCTGCGGCTCCCATGA